In a genomic window of Pedosphaera parvula Ellin514:
- a CDS encoding LamG-like jellyroll fold domain-containing protein, translating to MIVPTAQVYSRASTSQPIGIPLIISRPGRRGLLGLLIVAALFYISMPARAGTVALWKFDAANPAADSSGNGNNLALNGNITFSGDAPTNAPGITNSVIFDGASYAQTIGTLNLTPYNQLTIEFFAKFTVGGGLQMFFAQNNPNNVTGAFYLDRGESSASGLKMSQRTAAGFETDVAPGPTEGAWHHYALTIDESGTNPIVKIYVDGYQVDTGGVSAGLQTFINDYFTIGAYPPAYNLGYHGLMGEMRISSSILPSPQFLIGAQTPRIFISQQPQNTAVVTNSPATFKVVATVQNGDPTPPLQYQWQRNGSNIPDATNSSYTLSAPTLSDNAVQFDVVLSALGAASVTSSNVTLTVATNSVVAFWKFDAANPTVDSSGYGNNLALTGNITFSNDAPTNAPGSTNSAVFDGASYARTLGTFNLSLYNQLTIEFYAKYTIGGGLQMFFAQNNPNNVLGAFYFDRGESSATGLKVAQKTATSGIITGVAPGPSDEAWHHYALTMDESGTNPVFQVYVDGYLVGTGGAGGQGLINDFFTIGAYPPSYNFRYQGLMSEMRVSSGVLTPAQFLIGAQIPRIFISQQPQNTAVVTNSPATFMVVASVQNGTQSLHYQWQRNGVNIAGATNSSYTLSATTLTDDSAQFDVVLSTPPAMPVTSSNAVLTVVTNATVALWTFDAANPAVDSSGNGNDLTLVGNITISDDVSINAPGTTNSVVFDGGSLAQTTQPLDLTRYNQLTVEFFAKYSINGGLQMFFAQNNPNFVAGAFYLDRGESSSNGLKVSQRTADANFETSVAPGSIDGEWHHYALTMDESGISPIFKIYVDGYQTDTGGQSGGIQAFINDYFTIGAYPPGYNFNYQGLMGEMRVSTGILNPAQFLNGPAKLQITAANGHAVISWPQNAGSFTLQQASNLPGTWTALTNNPAVSGLNWQVTVPTTSSAKFYRLFR from the coding sequence ATGATTGTCCCAACCGCACAAGTATATTCCCGGGCGAGCACGAGTCAACCAATTGGCATTCCTTTAATTATTTCCCGACCGGGCCGGCGTGGCTTGCTGGGCTTGTTGATTGTTGCTGCACTGTTTTACATCAGCATGCCCGCCAGGGCAGGCACCGTGGCCCTTTGGAAATTTGACGCAGCAAACCCAGCCGCCGACTCCTCTGGCAACGGCAACAATCTGGCGCTCAACGGAAATATCACTTTTAGCGGCGACGCGCCCACCAATGCGCCTGGAATCACCAACAGCGTCATATTCGACGGGGCTTCCTACGCGCAGACGATTGGAACCTTAAATCTCACGCCGTATAACCAGTTGACAATAGAGTTTTTCGCCAAGTTTACGGTCGGTGGTGGTCTGCAGATGTTTTTTGCGCAGAACAATCCCAATAACGTCACCGGCGCCTTTTATTTAGACCGGGGTGAGTCCAGCGCCAGCGGGTTAAAGATGAGCCAAAGAACAGCGGCCGGCTTTGAAACAGACGTGGCTCCCGGGCCCACTGAGGGAGCCTGGCATCACTATGCGTTGACCATTGACGAGAGTGGCACCAACCCGATTGTTAAAATCTATGTTGACGGCTATCAGGTCGACACGGGGGGTGTATCAGCGGGCCTTCAGACCTTCATCAACGACTATTTCACCATTGGTGCGTATCCCCCCGCCTATAACCTGGGTTACCATGGCCTGATGGGTGAAATGCGGATTTCAAGCAGCATTCTGCCCTCCCCGCAATTCTTGATTGGCGCTCAGACCCCCAGGATATTCATCAGTCAACAACCTCAAAATACGGCAGTCGTGACTAACAGCCCTGCAACATTCAAGGTGGTTGCAACTGTGCAAAATGGAGACCCAACACCACCGTTGCAGTATCAATGGCAGAGGAATGGCTCAAATATACCGGATGCCACAAACAGTAGCTATACACTTTCGGCTCCGACCCTGAGCGACAATGCGGTCCAGTTCGACGTTGTGCTTTCAGCTTTAGGTGCAGCCTCGGTGACGAGTTCAAATGTGACCTTGACTGTGGCCACGAACTCCGTCGTGGCGTTTTGGAAATTCGATGCTGCCAATCCGACGGTTGACTCTTCTGGTTACGGCAACAATCTGGCGCTCACGGGAAATATCACCTTCAGCAATGATGCGCCCACCAATGCGCCAGGAAGCACCAACAGCGCCGTATTCGACGGAGCTTCGTACGCCAGGACGCTTGGAACATTCAATCTTTCACTGTACAACCAGCTGACCATCGAGTTTTACGCCAAGTACACAATCGGTGGGGGACTGCAGATGTTTTTTGCGCAGAACAATCCCAACAATGTCCTGGGCGCCTTTTACTTCGACCGGGGTGAATCCAGTGCCACCGGATTAAAGGTGGCTCAGAAAACTGCGACCAGCGGTATCATAACTGGTGTAGCTCCCGGGCCCAGTGACGAAGCCTGGCATCATTACGCTTTGACCATGGATGAGAGCGGCACCAATCCGGTCTTCCAAGTCTATGTTGACGGCTACCTGGTTGGTACGGGAGGAGCCGGTGGTCAGGGACTCATCAATGACTTCTTCACCATTGGCGCATATCCCCCCAGCTATAACTTTCGCTATCAGGGCCTGATGAGCGAAATGCGGGTTTCCAGCGGCGTTCTGACTCCTGCTCAGTTCTTAATTGGCGCTCAGATTCCGAGGATATTCATCAGCCAGCAGCCCCAGAACACGGCGGTGGTGACCAACAGCCCAGCAACATTCATGGTTGTTGCATCTGTTCAGAACGGAACCCAATCTCTACATTATCAATGGCAGAGAAATGGTGTGAATATAGCCGGGGCCACAAATAGCAGTTACACTCTTTCAGCCACGACTCTGACTGATGATTCTGCTCAGTTTGACGTTGTGCTTTCGACTCCACCTGCAATGCCAGTGACCAGCTCCAATGCGGTCTTAACCGTTGTAACAAATGCCACCGTGGCCCTTTGGACATTTGACGCTGCCAATCCGGCAGTCGACTCCTCCGGCAACGGCAATGATCTGACGCTCGTCGGAAATATCACCATCAGCGACGACGTGTCCATCAATGCGCCAGGAACCACCAACAGCGTTGTATTCGATGGCGGATCGTTGGCGCAGACGACCCAGCCCCTGGACCTCACGCGGTACAATCAGTTGACCGTTGAATTCTTTGCCAAATACAGCATCAATGGCGGTCTGCAGATGTTTTTTGCGCAGAACAATCCCAATTTCGTGGCCGGCGCCTTTTATTTGGATCGAGGTGAATCCAGCTCCAATGGACTAAAGGTGAGTCAAAGAACTGCAGACGCCAACTTTGAAACAAGCGTGGCCCCCGGGTCCATTGACGGTGAGTGGCATCACTACGCACTGACCATGGACGAGAGTGGCATTAGCCCAATTTTCAAGATTTATGTTGATGGTTACCAAACCGATACTGGCGGCCAGTCGGGCGGGATTCAGGCATTCATCAACGATTATTTCACCATCGGCGCATATCCCCCTGGCTACAACTTTAATTACCAGGGCTTGATGGGCGAAATGCGCGTTTCAACCGGCATTCTAAACCCCGCCCAATTCTTGAATGGGCCGGCAAAACTTCAGATCACGGCCGCAAATGGCCATGCTGTGATCAGCTGGCCTCAAAATGCCGGGAGTTTTACACTCCAACAAGCAAGTAACCTGCCTGGGACCTGGACCGCTTTAACGAACAATCCCGCTGTATCAGGCCTCAATTGGCAAGTCACAGTGCCGACGACATCGAGCGCGAAGTTTTACCGCTTGTTCCGCTAA